Proteins from a genomic interval of Microbacterium imperiale:
- a CDS encoding phage holin family protein, with product MSLFIRLIVNAFAIWIVTLIPALQVEVVPFAPGDDLQLVLTLLLIALIFGLVNAVVGTVLKLLAFPLYILTLGLISFIINGFLLWLTGWVTSGWDWGLRIGDFWLAVLAAIVIALINWVAGILFRPRRDRDRGRR from the coding sequence ATGAGCCTGTTCATCCGCCTGATCGTCAACGCGTTCGCGATCTGGATCGTGACGCTCATCCCCGCCCTGCAGGTCGAGGTGGTGCCCTTCGCGCCCGGCGACGACCTGCAGCTCGTGCTCACGCTGCTGTTGATCGCGCTGATCTTCGGACTGGTCAACGCCGTCGTCGGCACCGTGCTGAAGCTCCTCGCCTTCCCGCTCTACATCCTGACCCTCGGGCTCATCTCCTTCATCATCAACGGCTTCCTGCTGTGGCTCACCGGGTGGGTGACCTCGGGCTGGGACTGGGGCCTGCGCATCGGCGACTTCTGGCTCGCGGTCCTCGCCGCGATCGTCATCGCGCTGATCAACTGGGTCGCCGGCATCCTGTTCCGCCCGCGCCGCGACCGCGAC